Proteins encoded together in one Balaenoptera ricei isolate mBalRic1 chromosome 2, mBalRic1.hap2, whole genome shotgun sequence window:
- the ZNF710 gene encoding zinc finger protein 710 isoform X1 codes for MPMEADAVSCSGSRGSLFSSERITGDALLASRHGMEGFMDSGTQTDAVVVLSLAQAAVLGLVSENELFGATISAEAFYPDLGPELSGAAIGESRAPGSDVYQLACNGRALEEPAEEEVLEVEAAFEKHTRRKTRPPVRLVPKVKFEKVEEEEEQEVYEVSVPGDDKDAGPAEAPTEVASGGCEALVQSSAVKMIDLSVFSRKPRTLRHLPRTPRPELDVAPFDPHFPDPARDGFPEPSMALPGPEALPTECGFEPPHLAPLSDPEAPTMESPEPVKPEQGFVWQEAGEFEADAAGSTVERHKKAQLDRLDINVQIDDSYLVEAGDRQKRWQCRMCEKSYTSKYNLVTHILGHNGIKPHSCPHCSKLFKQPSHLQTHLLTHQGTRPHKCQVCQKAFTQTSHLKRHMLLHSEVKPYSCHFCGRGFAYPSELKAHEVKHESGRCHVCVECGLDFSTLTQLKRHLASHQGPTLYQCLECDKSFHYRSQLQNHMLKHQNVRPFVCTECGMEFSQIHHLKQHSLTHKGVKEFKCEVCGREFTLQANMKRHMLIHTSVRPYQCHICFKTFVQKQTLKTHMIVHSPVKPFKCKVCGKSFNRMYNLLGHMHLHAGSKPFKCPYCSSKFNLKGNLSRHMKVKHGVMDIGLDSQDPMMELTGTDPSELDSQQEIEDFEENAYAYAGVDSSAEASVLTEQAMKEMAYYNVL; via the exons CGATGCCCTCCTAGCCAGCCGCCACGGGATGGAGGGCTTCATGGACTCAGGGACACAGACGGATGCCGTGGTGGTGCTGTCCTTGGCTCAGGCCGCCGTGCTGGGCCTGGTCTCAGAAAATGAGCTCTTTGGAGCCACCATAAGCGCCGAAGCCTTCTACCCGGACCTGGGGCCGGAGCTGTCCGGGGCGGCCATAGGGGAGTCCCGGGCCCCGGGCTCCGATGTCTACCAGCTGGCCTGCAACGGGCGGGCCCTGGAGGAGCCGGCAGAGGAGGAGGTGCTGGAGGTGGAGGCAGCCTTCGAGAAGCACACCCGGCGGAAGACGCGGCCGCCCGTGCGGCTGGTGCCCAAGGTCAAGTTtgagaaggtggaggaggaggaggagcaggaggtctACGAGGTGTCCGTGCCCGGCGACGACAAGGATGCGGGCCCAGCGGAGGCCCCCACCGAGGTGGCCAGTGGCGGCTGCGAGGCCCTGGTGCAGAGCAGCGCCGTCAAGATGATCGACCTCAGCGTCTTCAGCCGCAAGCCCCGGACACTGCGGCACCTGCCCCGAACCCCGCGGCCAGAGCTGGACGTAGCCCCCTTCGACCCCCACTTCCCCGACCCGGCCCGGGACGGCTTCCCCGAGCCCAGCATGGCGCTGCCCGGGCCGGAGGCCCTGCCCACGGAGTGTGGCTTCGAGCCGCCGCACCTGGCCCCCCTGAGCGACCCTGAGGCCCCCACCATGGAGTCCCCGGAGCCCGTGAAGCCAGAACAGGGCTTCGTGTGGCAGGAGGCAGGCGAGTTTGAGGCCGACGCAGCCGGCTCAACGGTGGAACGCCACAAGAAGGCCCAGCTGGACCGGCTGGACATCAACGTGCAGATCGACGACTCGTACCTGGTGGAGGCAGGCGACCGTCAGAAGCGCTGGCAGTGCCGCATGTGCGAGAAGTCCTACACATCCAAGTACAACCTGGTGACGCACATCCTGGGCCACAACGGCATCAAGCCGCACTCGTGCCCGCACTGCAGCAAGCTCTTCAAGCAGCCCAGCCACTTGCAGACACACCTGCTGACGCACCAGGGCACCCGGCCACACAAGTGCCAGGTGTGCCAGAAAGCCTTCACGCAGACCAGCCACCTCAAGCGCCACATGCTGCTGCACTCGGAGGTCAAGCCCTATAGCTGCCACTTCTGCGGCCGCGGCTTCGCCTACCCCAGCGAGCTCAAGGCCCACGAGGTGAAGCACGAGAGCGGCCGCTGCCACGTCTGCGTCGAGTGCGGCCTGGACTTCTCCACCCTGACCCAGCTCAAGCGCCACCTGGCCTCccatcagggccccaccctctaCCAGTGCCTCGAGTGTGACAAGTCCTTCCACTACCGCAGCCAGCTGCAGAACCACATGCTCAAGCACCAGAACGTGCGGCCCTTCGTGTGCACCGAGTGCGGCATGGAGTTCAGCCAGATCCACCACCTCAAGCAACACTCGCTCACCCACAAG GGTGTGAAGGAGTTCAAGTGCGAGGTGTGTGGCCGGGAGTTCACCCTGCAGGCAAACATGAAGCGGCACATGCTGATCCATACCAGCGTTCGGCCCTACCAGTGCCACATCTGCTTCAAGACCTTCGTGCAGAAGCAGACCCTCAAGACCCACATGATTGTACACTCGCCCGTGAAGCCATTCAAATGCAAG GTGTGCGGGAAGTCCTTCAACCGCATGTACAACCTGCTGGGCCACATGCACCTGCACGCGGGCAGCAAGCCCTTCAAGTGCCCCTACTGCTCCAGCAAGTTTAACCTCAAGGGCAACCTGAGCCGGCACATGAAGGTCAAGCACGGCGTCATGGACATCGGCCTGGACAGCCAAG ACCCCATGATGGAGCTGACGGGCACCGACCCCTCCGAGCTTGACAGCCAGCAGGAGATCGAGGACTTCGAGGAGAACGCCTACGCCTACGCCGGTGTGGACAGCAGCGCCGAGGCCAGCGTCCTCACCGAACAGGCCATGAAAGAGATGGCCTACTACAACGTGCTATAG
- the ZNF710 gene encoding zinc finger protein 710 isoform X2, producing MEGFMDSGTQTDAVVVLSLAQAAVLGLVSENELFGATISAEAFYPDLGPELSGAAIGESRAPGSDVYQLACNGRALEEPAEEEVLEVEAAFEKHTRRKTRPPVRLVPKVKFEKVEEEEEQEVYEVSVPGDDKDAGPAEAPTEVASGGCEALVQSSAVKMIDLSVFSRKPRTLRHLPRTPRPELDVAPFDPHFPDPARDGFPEPSMALPGPEALPTECGFEPPHLAPLSDPEAPTMESPEPVKPEQGFVWQEAGEFEADAAGSTVERHKKAQLDRLDINVQIDDSYLVEAGDRQKRWQCRMCEKSYTSKYNLVTHILGHNGIKPHSCPHCSKLFKQPSHLQTHLLTHQGTRPHKCQVCQKAFTQTSHLKRHMLLHSEVKPYSCHFCGRGFAYPSELKAHEVKHESGRCHVCVECGLDFSTLTQLKRHLASHQGPTLYQCLECDKSFHYRSQLQNHMLKHQNVRPFVCTECGMEFSQIHHLKQHSLTHKGVKEFKCEVCGREFTLQANMKRHMLIHTSVRPYQCHICFKTFVQKQTLKTHMIVHSPVKPFKCKVCGKSFNRMYNLLGHMHLHAGSKPFKCPYCSSKFNLKGNLSRHMKVKHGVMDIGLDSQDPMMELTGTDPSELDSQQEIEDFEENAYAYAGVDSSAEASVLTEQAMKEMAYYNVL from the exons ATGGAGGGCTTCATGGACTCAGGGACACAGACGGATGCCGTGGTGGTGCTGTCCTTGGCTCAGGCCGCCGTGCTGGGCCTGGTCTCAGAAAATGAGCTCTTTGGAGCCACCATAAGCGCCGAAGCCTTCTACCCGGACCTGGGGCCGGAGCTGTCCGGGGCGGCCATAGGGGAGTCCCGGGCCCCGGGCTCCGATGTCTACCAGCTGGCCTGCAACGGGCGGGCCCTGGAGGAGCCGGCAGAGGAGGAGGTGCTGGAGGTGGAGGCAGCCTTCGAGAAGCACACCCGGCGGAAGACGCGGCCGCCCGTGCGGCTGGTGCCCAAGGTCAAGTTtgagaaggtggaggaggaggaggagcaggaggtctACGAGGTGTCCGTGCCCGGCGACGACAAGGATGCGGGCCCAGCGGAGGCCCCCACCGAGGTGGCCAGTGGCGGCTGCGAGGCCCTGGTGCAGAGCAGCGCCGTCAAGATGATCGACCTCAGCGTCTTCAGCCGCAAGCCCCGGACACTGCGGCACCTGCCCCGAACCCCGCGGCCAGAGCTGGACGTAGCCCCCTTCGACCCCCACTTCCCCGACCCGGCCCGGGACGGCTTCCCCGAGCCCAGCATGGCGCTGCCCGGGCCGGAGGCCCTGCCCACGGAGTGTGGCTTCGAGCCGCCGCACCTGGCCCCCCTGAGCGACCCTGAGGCCCCCACCATGGAGTCCCCGGAGCCCGTGAAGCCAGAACAGGGCTTCGTGTGGCAGGAGGCAGGCGAGTTTGAGGCCGACGCAGCCGGCTCAACGGTGGAACGCCACAAGAAGGCCCAGCTGGACCGGCTGGACATCAACGTGCAGATCGACGACTCGTACCTGGTGGAGGCAGGCGACCGTCAGAAGCGCTGGCAGTGCCGCATGTGCGAGAAGTCCTACACATCCAAGTACAACCTGGTGACGCACATCCTGGGCCACAACGGCATCAAGCCGCACTCGTGCCCGCACTGCAGCAAGCTCTTCAAGCAGCCCAGCCACTTGCAGACACACCTGCTGACGCACCAGGGCACCCGGCCACACAAGTGCCAGGTGTGCCAGAAAGCCTTCACGCAGACCAGCCACCTCAAGCGCCACATGCTGCTGCACTCGGAGGTCAAGCCCTATAGCTGCCACTTCTGCGGCCGCGGCTTCGCCTACCCCAGCGAGCTCAAGGCCCACGAGGTGAAGCACGAGAGCGGCCGCTGCCACGTCTGCGTCGAGTGCGGCCTGGACTTCTCCACCCTGACCCAGCTCAAGCGCCACCTGGCCTCccatcagggccccaccctctaCCAGTGCCTCGAGTGTGACAAGTCCTTCCACTACCGCAGCCAGCTGCAGAACCACATGCTCAAGCACCAGAACGTGCGGCCCTTCGTGTGCACCGAGTGCGGCATGGAGTTCAGCCAGATCCACCACCTCAAGCAACACTCGCTCACCCACAAG GGTGTGAAGGAGTTCAAGTGCGAGGTGTGTGGCCGGGAGTTCACCCTGCAGGCAAACATGAAGCGGCACATGCTGATCCATACCAGCGTTCGGCCCTACCAGTGCCACATCTGCTTCAAGACCTTCGTGCAGAAGCAGACCCTCAAGACCCACATGATTGTACACTCGCCCGTGAAGCCATTCAAATGCAAG GTGTGCGGGAAGTCCTTCAACCGCATGTACAACCTGCTGGGCCACATGCACCTGCACGCGGGCAGCAAGCCCTTCAAGTGCCCCTACTGCTCCAGCAAGTTTAACCTCAAGGGCAACCTGAGCCGGCACATGAAGGTCAAGCACGGCGTCATGGACATCGGCCTGGACAGCCAAG ACCCCATGATGGAGCTGACGGGCACCGACCCCTCCGAGCTTGACAGCCAGCAGGAGATCGAGGACTTCGAGGAGAACGCCTACGCCTACGCCGGTGTGGACAGCAGCGCCGAGGCCAGCGTCCTCACCGAACAGGCCATGAAAGAGATGGCCTACTACAACGTGCTATAG